One Ictalurus furcatus strain D&B chromosome 21, Billie_1.0, whole genome shotgun sequence genomic region harbors:
- the card19 gene encoding caspase recruitment domain family, member 19 isoform X1, translating to MGDSFHEQLKTDSWFLKSDRRLDTELVDKIILQLNRIYPQILTDKEATKFRDLDVPTCVRLAELLTHLQEKGEEACREFYRALHLHVEDVYFSLPTRLRRRLESVDPGMRPAVRPTDRYALNQQGPLFFLSCFSAAVGAALLYYYGDVKAASGSSSALGFAALGIGRKVREVLIWYTEDGLGR from the exons ATGGGAG ACAGCTTCCACGAGCAGTTAAAGACGGACAGCTGGTTCCTGAAGTCGGACCGGCGCCTGGACACCGAGCTGGTTGATAAGATCATTCTGCAGCTGAACAGAATCTACCCTCAGATCCTCACTGACAAGGAGGCCACCAAg ttCCGGGATCTGGACGTACCCACATGTGTGCGACTTGCTGAGCTGCTCACACACCTGCAGGAGAAAGGGGAGGAAGCGTGCAGAGAGTTTTACCGTGCGCTTCACCTGCACGTGGAGGACGTGTACTTCAGCCTTCCTACACGCCTCCGCCGCCGCCTGG AATCTGTGGATCCGGGGATGAGACCTGCCGTCAGACCCACGGACAGATACGCCTTAAACCAGCAGG GTCCGCTGTTCTTTCTCAGCTGTTTCAGTGCAGCAGTAGGAGCGGCCTTGCTGTATTATTATGGAG atgtaAAGGCAGCGTCGGGTTCGAGCAGCGCTCTGGGCTTCGCCGCTCTCGGGATCGGCAGGAAGGTCCGAGAGGTTCTGATCTGGTACACAGAAGACGGGCTGGGGAGATAA
- the card19 gene encoding caspase recruitment domain family, member 19 isoform X2, producing MSDSFHEQLKTDSWFLKSDRRLDTELVDKIILQLNRIYPQILTDKEATKFRDLDVPTCVRLAELLTHLQEKGEEACREFYRALHLHVEDVYFSLPTRLRRRLESVDPGMRPAVRPTDRYALNQQGPLFFLSCFSAAVGAALLYYYGDVKAASGSSSALGFAALGIGRKVREVLIWYTEDGLGR from the exons ATGTCAGACAGCTTCCACGAGCAGTTAAAGACGGACAGCTGGTTCCTGAAGTCGGACCGGCGCCTGGACACCGAGCTGGTTGATAAGATCATTCTGCAGCTGAACAGAATCTACCCTCAGATCCTCACTGACAAGGAGGCCACCAAg ttCCGGGATCTGGACGTACCCACATGTGTGCGACTTGCTGAGCTGCTCACACACCTGCAGGAGAAAGGGGAGGAAGCGTGCAGAGAGTTTTACCGTGCGCTTCACCTGCACGTGGAGGACGTGTACTTCAGCCTTCCTACACGCCTCCGCCGCCGCCTGG AATCTGTGGATCCGGGGATGAGACCTGCCGTCAGACCCACGGACAGATACGCCTTAAACCAGCAGG GTCCGCTGTTCTTTCTCAGCTGTTTCAGTGCAGCAGTAGGAGCGGCCTTGCTGTATTATTATGGAG atgtaAAGGCAGCGTCGGGTTCGAGCAGCGCTCTGGGCTTCGCCGCTCTCGGGATCGGCAGGAAGGTCCGAGAGGTTCTGATCTGGTACACAGAAGACGGGCTGGGGAGATAA
- the ninj1 gene encoding ninjurin-1 isoform X1 codes for MASETMEMNGDADRLREDGEAPQQGRRRRMSPPLNMNHYANKKSAAESMLDVALLMANASQLKAVLEQGPSFTFYAPIITLISISLILQIIVGVLLIFIVKWNLNDESKHYQLNVLENVSTALVFIIVVVNVFVTAFGVQRPNTGA; via the exons ATGGCGTCCGAGACGATGGAGATGAACGGAGATGCGGACAGACTCAGAGAAGACGGAGAG gctcCGCAGCAGGGACGCAGGAGGAGGATGTCGCCCCCTCTCAATATGAACCACTATGCTAATAAGAAGAGCGCGGCAGAGAGCATGCTGGACGTAGCGCTGCTGATGGCGAACGCGTCTCAGCTGAAGGCGGTGCTGGAGCAGGGGCCGAGCTTCACCTTCTACGCACCAATCATCACACTCATCAGCATCTCACTCATCCTGCAGATCATCGTCGGAGTTTTGCTCATCTTCATCg TGAAGTGGAACCTGAACGACGAAAGTAAACACTACCAGCTGAACGTCCTGGAGAACGTCTCCACGGCCCTCGTGTTCATCATCGTCGTCGTGAACGTCTTCGTCACGGCGTTTGGCGTGCAGCGACCCAACACGGGCGCCTGA
- the ninj1 gene encoding ninjurin-1 isoform X2: MSPPLNMNHYANKKSAAESMLDVALLMANASQLKAVLEQGPSFTFYAPIITLISISLILQIIVGVLLIFIVKWNLNDESKHYQLNVLENVSTALVFIIVVVNVFVTAFGVQRPNTGA; the protein is encoded by the exons ATGTCGCCCCCTCTCAATATGAACCACTATGCTAATAAGAAGAGCGCGGCAGAGAGCATGCTGGACGTAGCGCTGCTGATGGCGAACGCGTCTCAGCTGAAGGCGGTGCTGGAGCAGGGGCCGAGCTTCACCTTCTACGCACCAATCATCACACTCATCAGCATCTCACTCATCCTGCAGATCATCGTCGGAGTTTTGCTCATCTTCATCg TGAAGTGGAACCTGAACGACGAAAGTAAACACTACCAGCTGAACGTCCTGGAGAACGTCTCCACGGCCCTCGTGTTCATCATCGTCGTCGTGAACGTCTTCGTCACGGCGTTTGGCGTGCAGCGACCCAACACGGGCGCCTGA